The Hypomesus transpacificus isolate Combined female chromosome 2, fHypTra1, whole genome shotgun sequence genome window below encodes:
- the LOC124474412 gene encoding DENN domain-containing protein 2D-like isoform X3 — translation MSGEVTRRVRKKHGIRLMHRWSEQPQRTFIKEVNGTECPPKPSEDDDGGGGRLKGPPKPSEDDDGGGGRLKRISAMWSSFRRRKLAGDQGKESVIPEQAEPAPADKTTREQRYVSGQYFFEYLVVVTLNKSKQGVYEPQITYQFPKRDGMVRFQKEEEEKTLKAITLFCFPEGINWAPLTEYHSETFSFVLTEIDGSRRNGYCRRLLPHGNGARPPEAYCIISKLACFGLFSEIIDEVEKRWQVAKGAMIYPFMQSLREAPFPAPGHTVNIKSFIPGSGTEIIKLTRPLDSLLEHVSFATLLRCLTDDEVLVVFAAAVLERRIVFISEELSTLSQVIHAVVALLYPFTWQHTFISIVPEILIDVVMAPTPYLLGVQKRHLDLVTEQSDLLVVDLSEDKTKTFVAENGDERTILPPKLKEEILQALRERKEKATVEELNRVVSEAFMPFFVKTVGHYAHYVTRDGSDQPGVFQKRSFYKAIESKTTRHFVKKFLQTQMFDLFIQEVELQQPGPQQGIFQKKIVEYQEKKKREKKTKTKKH, via the exons ATGAGTGGAGAGGTGACGAGAAGGGTTCGAAAAAAACATGGAATTCGTTTGATGCACAGATGGA GTGAGCAGCCCCAACGGACCTTCATAAAAGAGGTCAACGGAACAGAAT GCCCCCCCAAGCCCAGTGAGGATGACGATGGTGGAGGAGGCCGGCTCAAGGGCCCCCCCAAGCCCAGTGAGGATGACGATGGTGGAGGAGGCCGGCTCAAGAGGATCAGCGCCATGTGGTCCTCCTTCCGCAGACGGAAGCTCGCCGGAGACC AAGGGAAGGAGTCGGTCATTCCAGAGCAGGCAGAGCCGGCCCCCGCGGACAAGACGACCCGGGAGCAGCGCTACGTCAGCGGGCAGTACTTCTTCGAGTACCTGGTTGTGGTCACCCTCAACAAGTCCAAACAGGGAGTCTATGAACCCCAGATCACCTACCAGTTTCCCAAG AGGGATGGGATGGTGAGGTttcaaaaggaggaggaggagaagacccTCAAAGCCATAACTCTCTTCTGCTTCCCCGAGGGGATCAACTGGGCTCCTCTAACAGAATACCACAG TGAGACGTTCTCCTTCGTCCTGACCGAGATAGATGGCAGCAGGAGGAATGGATACTGTAGAAGATTACTG cCACATGGCAATGGTGCACGCCCTCCAGAAGCCTACTGCATTATCAGCAAGCTGGCTTGCTTTGGACTCTTCTCTGAG ATCATCGATGAGGTGGAGAAGCGCTGGCAGGTGGCGAAGGGGGCCATGATCTACCCGTTCATGCAGAGCCTAAGAGAGGCTCCGTTCCCCGCCCCCGGTCACACGGTCAACATCAAGAGCTTCATCCCCGGCTCCGGCACTGAG ATCATCAAACTGACCCGGCCGCTGGACTCGCTGCTGGAGCACGTCAGCTTCGCCACGCTCCTGCGCTGCCTGACGGACGATGAGGTGCTGGTGGTGTTCGCCGCCGCCGTCCTGGAGCGACGCATCGTCTTCATTTCCGAAGAACTaag CACCCTGTCCCAGGTGATCCATGCTGTGGTGGCCCTTCTCTACCCCTTCACCTGGCAGCACACCTTCATCTCCATCGTCCCAGAGATCCTTATCGACGTTGTCATGGCGCCCACACCTTACCTGCTGGGCGTCCAGAAACGCCACTTGGACCTGGTCACGGAACAGAGTGAC CTGCTAGTGGTGGACCTTTCTgaagacaaaacaaaaacatttgttgCTGAA AACGGAGACGAAAGGACTATACTGCCCCCTAAACTCAAGGAAGAGATACTGCAGGcactgagagaaagaaaagagaaagccA CTGTGGAGGAACTCAACCGGGTGGTCTCCGAAGCCTTCATGCCTTTCTTCGTCAAGACCGTCGGCCATTACGCCCACTATGTGACGCGCGACGGCAGCGACCAGCCGGGGGTCTTCCAGAAGAGGAGCTTCTACAAGGCCATCGAGTCCAAGACCACGCGCCACTTTGTCAAGAAGTTCCTCCAGACGCAGATGTTCGACCTGTTCATCCAGGAAGTGGAGCTGCAGCAGCCAGGACCGCAGCAAG GAATATTTCAAAAGAAGATTGTGGAATaccaagaaaagaaaaaacgggagaaaaagacaaagacaaagaaacaCTAA
- the LOC124474412 gene encoding DENN domain-containing protein 2D-like isoform X1, with product MDRERSLFNGRSFSFSSLRIKSKSDDKDTGFRQRGPRSYSSVRETSRKESLPEVNEVEDVVAVTSADPPGASGGPARLVQLRPTGRLNGEQPQRTFIKEVNGTECPPKPSEDDDGGGGRLKGPPKPSEDDDGGGGRLKRISAMWSSFRRRKLAGDQGKESVIPEQAEPAPADKTTREQRYVSGQYFFEYLVVVTLNKSKQGVYEPQITYQFPKRDGMVRFQKEEEEKTLKAITLFCFPEGINWAPLTEYHSETFSFVLTEIDGSRRNGYCRRLLPHGNGARPPEAYCIISKLACFGLFSEIIDEVEKRWQVAKGAMIYPFMQSLREAPFPAPGHTVNIKSFIPGSGTEIIKLTRPLDSLLEHVSFATLLRCLTDDEVLVVFAAAVLERRIVFISEELSTLSQVIHAVVALLYPFTWQHTFISIVPEILIDVVMAPTPYLLGVQKRHLDLVTEQSDLLVVDLSEDKTKTFVAENGDERTILPPKLKEEILQALRERKEKATVEELNRVVSEAFMPFFVKTVGHYAHYVTRDGSDQPGVFQKRSFYKAIESKTTRHFVKKFLQTQMFDLFIQEVELQQPGPQQGIFQKKIVEYQEKKKREKKTKTKKH from the exons ATGGATAGGGAGCGCTCCTTGTTCAACGGGAGAAGTTTCAGCTTCTCTTCTCTCCGTATTAAAA GTAAATCAGATGACAAGGACACAGGATTTAGACAGAGGGGGCCTAGATCCTACTCATCAGTCCGAGAGACCTCAAGAAAAG AAAGCCTACCAGAAGTGAATGAGGTGGAGGATGTTGTTGCAGTGACGAGTGCCGACCCCCCTGGAGCCTCTGGCGGACCCGCTCGTCTGGTCCAGCTGAGACCAACAGGGAGGTTAAACG GTGAGCAGCCCCAACGGACCTTCATAAAAGAGGTCAACGGAACAGAAT GCCCCCCCAAGCCCAGTGAGGATGACGATGGTGGAGGAGGCCGGCTCAAGGGCCCCCCCAAGCCCAGTGAGGATGACGATGGTGGAGGAGGCCGGCTCAAGAGGATCAGCGCCATGTGGTCCTCCTTCCGCAGACGGAAGCTCGCCGGAGACC AAGGGAAGGAGTCGGTCATTCCAGAGCAGGCAGAGCCGGCCCCCGCGGACAAGACGACCCGGGAGCAGCGCTACGTCAGCGGGCAGTACTTCTTCGAGTACCTGGTTGTGGTCACCCTCAACAAGTCCAAACAGGGAGTCTATGAACCCCAGATCACCTACCAGTTTCCCAAG AGGGATGGGATGGTGAGGTttcaaaaggaggaggaggagaagacccTCAAAGCCATAACTCTCTTCTGCTTCCCCGAGGGGATCAACTGGGCTCCTCTAACAGAATACCACAG TGAGACGTTCTCCTTCGTCCTGACCGAGATAGATGGCAGCAGGAGGAATGGATACTGTAGAAGATTACTG cCACATGGCAATGGTGCACGCCCTCCAGAAGCCTACTGCATTATCAGCAAGCTGGCTTGCTTTGGACTCTTCTCTGAG ATCATCGATGAGGTGGAGAAGCGCTGGCAGGTGGCGAAGGGGGCCATGATCTACCCGTTCATGCAGAGCCTAAGAGAGGCTCCGTTCCCCGCCCCCGGTCACACGGTCAACATCAAGAGCTTCATCCCCGGCTCCGGCACTGAG ATCATCAAACTGACCCGGCCGCTGGACTCGCTGCTGGAGCACGTCAGCTTCGCCACGCTCCTGCGCTGCCTGACGGACGATGAGGTGCTGGTGGTGTTCGCCGCCGCCGTCCTGGAGCGACGCATCGTCTTCATTTCCGAAGAACTaag CACCCTGTCCCAGGTGATCCATGCTGTGGTGGCCCTTCTCTACCCCTTCACCTGGCAGCACACCTTCATCTCCATCGTCCCAGAGATCCTTATCGACGTTGTCATGGCGCCCACACCTTACCTGCTGGGCGTCCAGAAACGCCACTTGGACCTGGTCACGGAACAGAGTGAC CTGCTAGTGGTGGACCTTTCTgaagacaaaacaaaaacatttgttgCTGAA AACGGAGACGAAAGGACTATACTGCCCCCTAAACTCAAGGAAGAGATACTGCAGGcactgagagaaagaaaagagaaagccA CTGTGGAGGAACTCAACCGGGTGGTCTCCGAAGCCTTCATGCCTTTCTTCGTCAAGACCGTCGGCCATTACGCCCACTATGTGACGCGCGACGGCAGCGACCAGCCGGGGGTCTTCCAGAAGAGGAGCTTCTACAAGGCCATCGAGTCCAAGACCACGCGCCACTTTGTCAAGAAGTTCCTCCAGACGCAGATGTTCGACCTGTTCATCCAGGAAGTGGAGCTGCAGCAGCCAGGACCGCAGCAAG GAATATTTCAAAAGAAGATTGTGGAATaccaagaaaagaaaaaacgggagaaaaagacaaagacaaagaaacaCTAA
- the LOC124474476 gene encoding DNA damage-regulated autophagy modulator protein 2, which yields MWCLQKGVCALPSILVIWSLATFIINYVIAVLMGHVDLLVPYISDTSADPPERCVFGFMLSISSFLGVATVYVRYKQVQSLALGGEHSLHLLNCAGLVLGILSCLGMCVVANFQKTSIISMHLVGAGLTFFMGVFYILVQTGMSYRMQPRFHGRDILWARTAVGLWTLASIITAFVSSVILYDDLPGVDVTSKLHWSPGETGYTAHMVSAVAEWSLAFSFVCFFLTYIRDFQKMELQVQAILQSNHLYDYNHYDGRTRVYHGEHSPLLSGGL from the exons ATGTGGTGTCTgcagaagggtgtgtgtgcccTCCCATCTATCCTGGTCATCTGGTCGTTGGCCACCTTCATCATCAACTATGTGATCGCTGTTCTAATGGGTCATGTTGACCTGCTGGTGCCTTATATCAG tgacACCAGTGCTGATCCTCCTGAACGTTGTGTCTTCGGTTTCATGCTGAGCATCTCTTCCTTTTTAG GTGTAGCCACTGTTTACGTCCGGTACAAGCAGGTCCAGTCCCTGGCACTAGGGGGCGAACACAGTCTGCACCTCCTCAACTGTGCAGGCCTGGTCCTGGGCATCTTGAGCTGTctgggcatgtgtgtggtgGCCAACTTCCAA AAGACCTCAATCATCTCGATGCACCTGGTTGGAGCAGGGCTGACCTTTTTCATGGGGGTGTTCTACATCCTGGTGCAGACAGGCATGTCCTATCGCATGCAGCCTCGCTTCCACGGCAGGGACATCCTGTGGGCCCGCACCGCCGTGGGGCTGTGGACCCTGGCTAGCATCATCACCG cGTTTGTGTCATCCGTTATCCTGTATGACGACCTGCCAGGGGTAGATGTGACCAGTAAACTACACTGGAGTCCTGGGGAAACC GGCTACACGGCTCATATGGTCAGTGCTGTGGCAGAATGGTCTCTGGCCTTCTCCTTTGTCTGTTTCTTCCTGACCTACATACGAGACTTCCAG AAAATGGAGCTTCAGGTGCAGGCTATCCTGCAGAGTAACCACCTGTACGACTACAACCATTATGACGGGAGGACACGTGTTTACCATGGAGAGCATTCACCACTTCTGTCTGGTGGCCTCTGA
- the LOC124474412 gene encoding DENN domain-containing protein 2D-like isoform X2 → MDRERSLFNGRSFSFSSLRIKNDKDTGFRQRGPRSYSSVRETSRKESLPEVNEVEDVVAVTSADPPGASGGPARLVQLRPTGRLNGEQPQRTFIKEVNGTECPPKPSEDDDGGGGRLKGPPKPSEDDDGGGGRLKRISAMWSSFRRRKLAGDQGKESVIPEQAEPAPADKTTREQRYVSGQYFFEYLVVVTLNKSKQGVYEPQITYQFPKRDGMVRFQKEEEEKTLKAITLFCFPEGINWAPLTEYHSETFSFVLTEIDGSRRNGYCRRLLPHGNGARPPEAYCIISKLACFGLFSEIIDEVEKRWQVAKGAMIYPFMQSLREAPFPAPGHTVNIKSFIPGSGTEIIKLTRPLDSLLEHVSFATLLRCLTDDEVLVVFAAAVLERRIVFISEELSTLSQVIHAVVALLYPFTWQHTFISIVPEILIDVVMAPTPYLLGVQKRHLDLVTEQSDLLVVDLSEDKTKTFVAENGDERTILPPKLKEEILQALRERKEKATVEELNRVVSEAFMPFFVKTVGHYAHYVTRDGSDQPGVFQKRSFYKAIESKTTRHFVKKFLQTQMFDLFIQEVELQQPGPQQGIFQKKIVEYQEKKKREKKTKTKKH, encoded by the exons ATGGATAGGGAGCGCTCCTTGTTCAACGGGAGAAGTTTCAGCTTCTCTTCTCTCCGTATTAAAA ATGACAAGGACACAGGATTTAGACAGAGGGGGCCTAGATCCTACTCATCAGTCCGAGAGACCTCAAGAAAAG AAAGCCTACCAGAAGTGAATGAGGTGGAGGATGTTGTTGCAGTGACGAGTGCCGACCCCCCTGGAGCCTCTGGCGGACCCGCTCGTCTGGTCCAGCTGAGACCAACAGGGAGGTTAAACG GTGAGCAGCCCCAACGGACCTTCATAAAAGAGGTCAACGGAACAGAAT GCCCCCCCAAGCCCAGTGAGGATGACGATGGTGGAGGAGGCCGGCTCAAGGGCCCCCCCAAGCCCAGTGAGGATGACGATGGTGGAGGAGGCCGGCTCAAGAGGATCAGCGCCATGTGGTCCTCCTTCCGCAGACGGAAGCTCGCCGGAGACC AAGGGAAGGAGTCGGTCATTCCAGAGCAGGCAGAGCCGGCCCCCGCGGACAAGACGACCCGGGAGCAGCGCTACGTCAGCGGGCAGTACTTCTTCGAGTACCTGGTTGTGGTCACCCTCAACAAGTCCAAACAGGGAGTCTATGAACCCCAGATCACCTACCAGTTTCCCAAG AGGGATGGGATGGTGAGGTttcaaaaggaggaggaggagaagacccTCAAAGCCATAACTCTCTTCTGCTTCCCCGAGGGGATCAACTGGGCTCCTCTAACAGAATACCACAG TGAGACGTTCTCCTTCGTCCTGACCGAGATAGATGGCAGCAGGAGGAATGGATACTGTAGAAGATTACTG cCACATGGCAATGGTGCACGCCCTCCAGAAGCCTACTGCATTATCAGCAAGCTGGCTTGCTTTGGACTCTTCTCTGAG ATCATCGATGAGGTGGAGAAGCGCTGGCAGGTGGCGAAGGGGGCCATGATCTACCCGTTCATGCAGAGCCTAAGAGAGGCTCCGTTCCCCGCCCCCGGTCACACGGTCAACATCAAGAGCTTCATCCCCGGCTCCGGCACTGAG ATCATCAAACTGACCCGGCCGCTGGACTCGCTGCTGGAGCACGTCAGCTTCGCCACGCTCCTGCGCTGCCTGACGGACGATGAGGTGCTGGTGGTGTTCGCCGCCGCCGTCCTGGAGCGACGCATCGTCTTCATTTCCGAAGAACTaag CACCCTGTCCCAGGTGATCCATGCTGTGGTGGCCCTTCTCTACCCCTTCACCTGGCAGCACACCTTCATCTCCATCGTCCCAGAGATCCTTATCGACGTTGTCATGGCGCCCACACCTTACCTGCTGGGCGTCCAGAAACGCCACTTGGACCTGGTCACGGAACAGAGTGAC CTGCTAGTGGTGGACCTTTCTgaagacaaaacaaaaacatttgttgCTGAA AACGGAGACGAAAGGACTATACTGCCCCCTAAACTCAAGGAAGAGATACTGCAGGcactgagagaaagaaaagagaaagccA CTGTGGAGGAACTCAACCGGGTGGTCTCCGAAGCCTTCATGCCTTTCTTCGTCAAGACCGTCGGCCATTACGCCCACTATGTGACGCGCGACGGCAGCGACCAGCCGGGGGTCTTCCAGAAGAGGAGCTTCTACAAGGCCATCGAGTCCAAGACCACGCGCCACTTTGTCAAGAAGTTCCTCCAGACGCAGATGTTCGACCTGTTCATCCAGGAAGTGGAGCTGCAGCAGCCAGGACCGCAGCAAG GAATATTTCAAAAGAAGATTGTGGAATaccaagaaaagaaaaaacgggagaaaaagacaaagacaaagaaacaCTAA